A stretch of the Coriobacteriia bacterium genome encodes the following:
- a CDS encoding type II toxin-antitoxin system Phd/YefM family antitoxin, giving the protein MSEVTVTEVARHFADYVNRVAYRRESFTLVRGNKPLAELRPLPAGKRLSELPALLASLPHLSPQEAADFGADLAAAQEELARVGVGDVWQS; this is encoded by the coding sequence ATGTCAGAGGTCACCGTCACAGAGGTCGCCCGCCACTTCGCGGACTACGTTAACCGGGTCGCCTATCGCCGGGAGTCCTTCACGCTCGTTCGCGGCAACAAGCCGCTCGCTGAACTTCGACCGCTCCCCGCGGGCAAGCGGCTTTCGGAACTGCCCGCACTGCTCGCGTCCCTGCCCCACCTCTCTCCCCAGGAGGCAGCGGATTTCGGGGCGGACCTGGCGGCGGCTCAAGAGGAGCTCGCACGGGTAGGGGTCGGTGACGTGTGGCAGTCCTGA
- a CDS encoding DUF262 domain-containing protein, whose protein sequence is MGTKPETWTVEELVAAKEKTGPGKDIEVPRFQRSLEWTDTQKMDLIAALIKGYPIGAPILYHDKEATERNGKLTYLVVDGLQRISALAWYQGAQLQRFSLDAIDADDIDAFRAVIISHSVLDLEATDVDDELRSWLTDLKVVSDQFDGSSLIDHVEAELGCTVDDQLKTACRTIVGTIRKLVNIDERSLPVLVYSGDRRSLPSVFRDINTSGTQLSQYDILNAIWTLETTVVTLDKIAAAVDERYGRVEGEGFTLEERVGSAYNLYEYLLGLGKYALGGEAVPHVGFLASRRKRDDHADAIVFSVAAAAYGLRYTEMGDLPLRMEHLDGKIRPDDFQSALLDATDWLVKCLRKYLDYDFKGSRGAVPHTELQMASLIARVLVGKYSPHNWQERPTWGAEAASLQANLPRYYLLDVLKRNWAGSGDSRLFNVVWDTKSKPDDWRDRALSGHYLHPVSDDQIRAALQSYLEDSLREEDDDRKSVSAADRLILKLAYRDKMTIGAIHDQFEIEHLTPVSLLQTRLTADPIRDGWPINSIGNLAALDKKTNREKSALTIAHYLVGHPGERERIKQYVFLDPDAIASPYVRDSEADASNWDDYMAFLHDNFSAMADRVVANLSASPK, encoded by the coding sequence ATGGGGACCAAACCAGAGACTTGGACCGTCGAAGAGCTCGTCGCGGCGAAGGAGAAGACCGGTCCAGGCAAGGACATAGAGGTCCCGCGATTCCAGCGCTCACTCGAGTGGACCGACACGCAGAAGATGGATCTTATCGCCGCCCTGATAAAGGGCTATCCCATCGGAGCGCCCATCCTGTACCACGATAAGGAAGCTACGGAGCGCAACGGCAAGCTGACCTACCTGGTCGTTGATGGGCTGCAGAGGATCAGCGCCCTTGCGTGGTACCAGGGAGCACAGCTGCAACGGTTCTCCCTGGATGCAATCGACGCGGATGACATTGACGCCTTCCGGGCAGTGATAATCTCTCATTCGGTTCTGGATCTCGAGGCCACGGACGTGGATGACGAACTGCGCTCATGGCTCACCGATTTGAAGGTGGTCAGTGACCAGTTCGATGGCAGCTCGCTAATTGACCACGTGGAAGCGGAACTCGGGTGCACCGTCGATGACCAGCTGAAGACTGCATGCCGCACGATCGTCGGTACCATCAGGAAGCTCGTCAACATAGACGAGCGCAGTTTGCCGGTACTGGTCTATTCCGGTGATCGCCGCTCGCTACCAAGTGTCTTCAGAGACATCAACACCAGCGGTACCCAGCTCAGCCAGTACGATATCCTTAACGCAATCTGGACTCTGGAGACCACGGTCGTGACGCTCGACAAGATCGCGGCCGCAGTCGATGAACGCTACGGCAGAGTCGAAGGGGAGGGGTTCACTCTCGAGGAACGAGTCGGGAGCGCATACAACCTGTACGAGTACCTTCTGGGCCTCGGCAAGTACGCCCTCGGTGGCGAAGCGGTTCCACACGTTGGATTCCTGGCTTCGAGGCGCAAGCGCGATGACCACGCAGACGCCATCGTGTTCTCTGTTGCGGCTGCTGCGTACGGGTTGCGCTACACCGAGATGGGCGATCTCCCTCTACGGATGGAGCACCTGGACGGCAAGATTCGCCCCGATGATTTCCAGTCGGCGCTGCTCGACGCGACTGATTGGCTCGTGAAGTGCCTGCGCAAGTACTTGGACTACGACTTCAAGGGGTCGCGAGGAGCTGTCCCTCACACCGAACTCCAGATGGCGTCACTGATCGCTCGCGTCCTGGTCGGCAAGTACTCGCCGCACAACTGGCAGGAGAGGCCCACGTGGGGTGCAGAGGCGGCGTCGCTGCAAGCCAATCTGCCGCGTTACTACCTGCTCGACGTCTTGAAGCGGAACTGGGCAGGTTCCGGGGACTCCCGTCTCTTCAATGTGGTTTGGGACACAAAGAGTAAGCCGGACGACTGGAGAGACCGGGCATTGAGCGGACACTACCTGCACCCCGTAAGCGATGATCAGATTCGGGCCGCGCTGCAGAGCTACCTAGAGGACTCGTTGCGTGAGGAAGACGATGACCGCAAGTCAGTATCTGCAGCGGACCGATTGATCCTGAAGCTTGCGTACCGCGACAAGATGACAATCGGGGCAATCCACGACCAGTTTGAAATCGAGCATCTGACGCCCGTGAGTCTGCTCCAGACGCGCCTCACGGCAGACCCGATCCGAGATGGGTGGCCCATCAACTCGATAGGCAACCTCGCAGCGCTCGACAAGAAGACGAACCGAGAGAAGAGCGCACTGACAATCGCCCACTACCTTGTCGGTCACCCGGGGGAACGCGAGCGAATCAAGCAGTACGTCTTCCTTGACCCGGACGCCATCGCTTCTCCATACGTTCGTGACTCGGAGGCGGACGCATCGAACTGGGACGACTACATGGCGTTCCTGCACGACAACTTCTCTGCGATGGCTGACCGCGTTGTCGCCAATCTGTCGGCAAGTCCAAAGTAG
- a CDS encoding biotin transporter BioY, translating to MSKVDGDGEPMGRTREIVTAALLASLLSASAWVSVPLQPVPVTFQTFVVILTALLLPPAWAGASVGTYLLLGAIGVPVFSGPAGGLAPLLGPTGGYLAGFLVAAVLGSAVRTGVSRVTARAGLADAAAAIVAISTVYALGWARLVSVTGLTAGAAFAVGVAPFVALDAVKAVVAVGAAAALRRSGAVPGSPRGV from the coding sequence ATGAGCAAGGTTGACGGAGACGGAGAGCCGATGGGACGCACGCGCGAGATCGTGACGGCGGCGCTGCTCGCTTCACTCCTCTCGGCGTCGGCTTGGGTGAGCGTGCCACTCCAGCCCGTGCCGGTCACGTTCCAGACGTTCGTGGTGATCCTCACGGCGCTGTTGCTGCCCCCCGCGTGGGCGGGCGCTTCGGTCGGGACGTATCTGCTGCTCGGGGCGATCGGCGTGCCGGTCTTCTCGGGGCCGGCGGGAGGTCTCGCGCCGCTTCTCGGTCCGACCGGCGGCTACCTCGCCGGCTTCCTGGTCGCCGCGGTGCTCGGCTCCGCGGTGCGGACCGGCGTCTCTCGCGTCACGGCGCGGGCCGGCCTCGCGGACGCCGCGGCCGCGATCGTCGCGATCTCGACCGTCTACGCGCTCGGATGGGCGCGGCTCGTCTCCGTGACGGGGTTGACGGCCGGCGCCGCGTTCGCCGTCGGCGTCGCGCCGTTCGTGGCGCTCGACGCCGTGAAGGCCGTGGTGGCCGTCGGCGCCGCCGCGGCGCTGCGACGTTCCGGCGCGGTGCCGGGGAGTCCCCGCGGCGTCTGA